A region of the Campylobacter subantarcticus LMG 24377 genome:
AACACATTTTTTACCAACCAATGGTTGATCGCTTGTTTCTAACAATAAAGGGTGGTTTGGGTAAAGCTCCCATAAAATTTTCATAATACCCTTACTTTGGAAAAGTAAAGTGTAAGCAGGATTTAAAATGATCACTTTTTGATTTTGCATGATTTGGGTTAAAAGCATAGCAAGCTCTCCCTCTTCTATAGCGATACTTTCCCAAGGAATAAGTTTAAAAAAGTATTCATAATTAACATCATTTTTAAATACACCCTCAGGCGAAAATTCCACCTCATCAATAAAAGAAAACTCGCTTTCAAAACCTGCTTCATTAGCAATGTGTGCTAAAAGTTTTGTAGTGATCATATCCTCATCACTTCCTGCAATAGATGAGAATAATATCTTCCAGCCTTCATAATATCTTTCAAATTCGCTTACATCTTCTTCTAAAGTAATAAGTCTTTTAAAATTATCTCTCAAAGCTTCATATATATTGTTAAACTGAGAACTTTCATCTAGATTATTTTGTTTTAAAATTGCCCATTGTAAAATAGCACTTTCAAACAATGAAGTAGGAGTGTCAGCATTAAATTCTATAAGCTTTATAGGTTTTCCATCTAGTCCACCTGCCAAATCAAACCTACCATATAAATGCCAATGCACATCATTTGCCCAACTCATTTTAATAGCTTCTACAAGATTAAAAGGGATTCCAAGTTCATCAAAACGATCATTATCAATCACTTCTTGTGCTGCTGCAACAAACATATCATAAAGTTCATTTACCGCATCATAATAAGCATTTGCCTCACTTTCTTTTACACA
Encoded here:
- a CDS encoding glutathionylspermidine synthase family protein, whose amino-acid sequence is MNFLKVNPLEKSYLDQMGFSWHTDKDGSDYLDPNLVCVKESEANAYYDAVNELYDMFVAAAQEVIDNDRFDELGIPFNLVEAIKMSWANDVHWHLYGRFDLAGGLDGKPIKLIEFNADTPTSLFESAILQWAILKQNNLDESSQFNNIYEALRDNFKRLITLEEDVSEFERYYEGWKILFSSIAGSDEDMITTKLLAHIANEAGFESEFSFIDEVEFSPEGVFKNDVNYEYFFKLIPWESIAIEEGELAMLLTQIMQNQKVIILNPAYTLLFQSKGIMKILWELYPNHPLLLETSDQPLVGKKCVKKPVFGREGANVSIIEANGDVSFETNGDYQNNRFVYQEFVDFNQNENDYYQAGVFFAYEGCGLGFRKGGLVLDNYSKFIGHIIKD